CTGAAGGCTGGATTTCACTCGGCCGACTCGGAAAACCCTTTGGAATCAAAGGGTTTCTTCGTTTTAATGTGAGAGAAACCGTTCTCACTGAATTCAAACTTCCCATCCAACTCAAACTTCGAAAACCGGATCCCAATTTTCCGGAGAAAGACATTACAATTCTCGAATTGCAAGCGCATACGGGAAAGTTTATCGTTCGGATCGAAGGAATCAACACACCGGAAGAAGCAGAACGACTTACCGGTGGAATCCTTCTTTTACCGGCTCATCTACTTCCTAAAATCAAAAGCAAAGACGAATTCTATATCTCAGATTTGATCGGTCTTCACGCCGTGGATGAATCCGGAAAGAAATTGAATTGGGTCTTGAAAGAAGTCTTAGACAATCCGGCGCATTCGATTCTTTCTTTTACACGACCCGAAGGAGAAGAAATTTTAATTCCTTTCATTCACGTCTATGTCGGGGAAGTGGATTTAGAAAAGAAAACCATCGTCCTCATCCGGCCGGAGGTATGGAATGAAATTTAATTTCATCACTCTTTTTCCGGACAAGATTCGTTCTTACTTTTCCGAAGGACTTCAGCAAAAAGCAATCGAAGCCGGAGTATTCTCCGTAAACCTCGTTCGTCTTCGAGACTTCGCTGGCAACAAACACAATCGCGTGGATGATACGATCTACGGCGGCGGACCGGGA
Above is a genomic segment from Leptospira stimsonii containing:
- the rimM gene encoding ribosome maturation factor RimM (Essential for efficient processing of 16S rRNA), yielding MTEGWISLGRLGKPFGIKGFLRFNVRETVLTEFKLPIQLKLRKPDPNFPEKDITILELQAHTGKFIVRIEGINTPEEAERLTGGILLLPAHLLPKIKSKDEFYISDLIGLHAVDESGKKLNWVLKEVLDNPAHSILSFTRPEGEEILIPFIHVYVGEVDLEKKTIVLIRPEVWNEI